One Alligator mississippiensis isolate rAllMis1 chromosome 16, rAllMis1, whole genome shotgun sequence genomic region harbors:
- the MRPL34 gene encoding large ribosomal subunit protein bL34m, producing MAAAWARGLRLWAGLAGGRFPLLPPVAAWAPQSRGAASILSAWRPAGLCQRGPGQAPGWGCPPARTRARGNEYQPKNLKRKRTHGWMKRIRTASGIEVILRRMLKGRKSLSH from the exons ATGGCGGCTGCGTGGGCGCGCGGCCTGcgcctctgggctgggctggccggcGGCAG GTTCCCGCTGCTGCCTCCCGTCGCGGCCTGGGCCCCGCAGAGCCGGGGGGCCGCCTCCATCCTGAGCGCCTGGAGGCCGGCGGGACTCTGCCAGCGCGGCCCGGGGCAGGcgccgggctggggctgcccgCCAGCGCGCACCAGGGCCCGCGGCAACGAGTACCAGCCCAAGAACTTGAAGCGGAAGCGGACCCACGGCTGGATGAAGCGCATCCGCACGGCCAGCGGCATCGAGGTGATCCTGCGGCGCatgctgaagggcaggaagtcgcTGAGCCACTGA